A genome region from Salvia splendens isolate huo1 chromosome 19, SspV2, whole genome shotgun sequence includes the following:
- the LOC121780230 gene encoding uncharacterized protein LOC121780230, with amino-acid sequence MGGEHPEWLPADWEVRVKRRSSGKKDKYYIHPSIGLTFNSKPEVLRHLKDLKSSIKTSKHKEINKVNIKKAVAENLPPGWIKEIRRKKTRGKIRTDTYYTDPISGRLFRSMQEVYRHLKSKDSVEVESKPDDKGCTSMELVDHSPSSPAKAKGQRPVGKKGDKNMTGGERIKSGPDAAALKTIVKPLVEESCREDDSGTEKLQYKLPQENGNEQHNVGRRLRGRFVYNKLKLDTEGDALRSGSTIAAENNLNIPETNGSEQREKEKNHKEDSQQREDLARQNKNKNTKRKWMSNLPRRTSKRLAHLEANQPAEVKSSAKDEASARVSSKEEMDSIKNDGTSVQSNEPEMDTSVKIGTADSDKQCITENPTNDEQKETIPCENISPEKHKSTGAVCHKDQKDEKHLDASMKDLLMDPCIEFAIKTLTGAIPIEDLNKVDENPVSSLASTDQTPGCSSLFPCGDIWSDPCFEFAVKTLTGEMPSEDGVRFQISYKNPASSLPKIRVDSVCPSNYSDAKQRGV; translated from the exons ATGGGTGGTGAGCATCCGGAGTGGCTACCCGCCGATTGGGAGGTCCGCGTCAAACGCCGGAGCTCTGGAAAGAAAGACAAG TATTACATTCATCCCTCAATTGGCCTCACGTTCAACTCGAAGCCAGAGGTTCTTCGGCATCTGAAAGATCTCAAGAGTTCCATAAAAACGTCAAAACACAAAGAGATAAATAAG GTTAACATCAAAAAGGCCGTGGCAGAAAACTTACCTCCAGGGTGGATTAAAGAAATCAGGAGGAAAAAGACTAGAGGCAAGATCCGGACAGACACG TATTACACCGATCCTATTAGTGGCCGTCTATTTCGCTCCATGCAAGAAGTTTATCGCCATCTTAAATCCAAGGATTCAGTAGAGGTGGAGTCCAAACCAGATGACAAAGGTTGCACGAGCATGGAGTTGGTGGATCATTCTCCATCT TCGCCTGCCAAAGCTAAAGGACAGAGGCCGGTTGGCAAGAAAGGAGATAAAAATATGACTGGTGGAGAAAGGATAAAGTCAG GACCTGATGCTGCTGCACTGAAAACCATAGTAAAGCCTCTTGTAGAGGAAAGCTGTAGAGAAGATGATTCTGGGACTGAGAAACTTCAATATAAGCTACCGCAAGAAAATGGCAACGAACAACACAATGTTGGAAGAAGACTGCGTGGGAGATTTGTTTACAATAAACTAAAACTTGACACTGAAGGAGATGCCTTACGGTCAG GCTCAACAATTGCTGCTGAGAACAATTTGAATATCCCGGAAACTAACGGTTCAGAACaaagagaaaaagagaagaATCACAAGGAAGATAGTCAGCAGCGTGAAGATCTAGCGCGTCAAAATAAGAACAAAAACACAAAAAGGAAATGGATGAGCAATTTACCTCGTAGAACTTCAAAGAGACTTGCTCATTTGGAAGCCAATCAACCAGCGGAGGTAAAGAGCAGCGCCAAGGATGAGGCTTCAGCTAGAGTATCAAGCAAAGAAGAAATGGATTCCATCAAAAATGATGGTACATCTGTGCAATCTAATGAGCCAGAGATGGATACCTCTGTAAAAATTGGTACAGCAGACTCAGACAAGCAATGTATAACAGAGAATCCGACCAATGATGAGCAGAAAGAAACCATTCCTTGCGAAAATATTTCTCCTGAAAAGCACAAAAGCACTGGAGCCGTCTGCCACAAAGATCAAAAGGATGAAAAACATCTGGACGCCTCTATGAAGGACCTATTAATGGATCCGTGCATCGAGTTTGCAATCAAAACTCTGACCGGTGCTATACCAATTGAAGATTTGAACAAAGTTGATGAGAATCCAGTATCTTCCTTGGCGTCAACTGATCAGACGCCAGGCTGCTCGTCTCTGTTTCCTTGTGGTGATATCTGGTCTGATCCTTGCTTTGAATTCGCTGTGAAGACACTGACAGGCGAAATGCCCAGTGAGGATGGAGTGCGGTTTCAGATTTCGTACAAGAACCCTGCGAGTTCATTGCCGAAGATCAGGGTAGACAGTGTGTGTCCATCCAACTACTCGGATGCT
- the LOC121780231 gene encoding membrane steroid-binding protein 2-like, whose protein sequence is MAVQLWEALKESITVYTGLTPAAFFTAISVAIAFYQLLSVLFGSSDDAGNADHSSSMSEEDVKPLPPPVQLGEVTADELKKYDGSDSSKPLLMAIKGQIYDVSQSRMFYGPGGPYALFAGKDASRALAKMSFEAKDLNGDLTGLGSYELEALQDWEYKFMSKYVKVGTVKVVAVAANGEVAPEEATEIARESDKKETE, encoded by the exons ATGGCCGTGCAATTGTGGGAGGCTCTGAAAGAATCAATCACAGTATACACAGGTCTGACGCCGGCGGCCTTCTTCACAGCAATCTCCGTGGCCATTGCCTTCTACCAGCTGCTCTCAGTTCTGTTCGGTTCCTCCGATGATGCAGGGAATGCTGATCACAGTTCTAGCATGTCGGAAGAGGATGTGAAGCCTCTACCTCCTCCAGTTCAGCTTGGTGAGGTCACTGCCGACGAGCTCAAAAAGTACGACGGCTCTGATTCAAGTAAGCCTCTGCTCATGGCGATCAAGGGCCAGATCTACGACGTCTCCCAAAGCAG GATGTTCTACGGACCAGGTGGACCGTACGCCCTATTTGCTGGAAAGGATGCTAGTCGAGCTCTTGCAAAGATGTCCTTTGAGGCCAAGGATCTCAACGGTGACCTTACTGGCTTGGGCTCGTATGAGCTCGAAGCCTTGCAAGACTGGGAATACAAATTCATGAGCAAATATGTCAAGGTTGGAACTGTCAAGGTGGTTGCTGTTGCTGCTAACGGTGAAGTTGCACCCGAGGAGGCAACAGAGATTGCTCGTGAGTCGGACAAAAAGGAAACAGAGTGA